The genomic window AAACTCGAGCTTTTAGACGCCATTGCGCCCGACGAAACAGTGAGCATCTACAAAAATGCCAAATGGTTTGATCTGTGTCGGGGACCACACTTACCATCAACAGGGCGCGTTAAGGCCATCAAGTTGTTAAACGCATCCGGAGCTTATTAGCGGGGCGATGAAAACAACAAAATGCTGCAACGCATCTACGGCATCTCGTTTCCCGGCAAAAAAGAATTGCAGGCATATCTCGATAAACTCGAAGAGGCCAAACGTCGAGATCACCGCACTTTGGGCATACAGTTAGACCTGTATTCGATAAATGACAATGTAGGTCCAGGCCTGGTACTCTGGCACCCTAAGGGAATGCGGATTCGGCACGAGATTGAATCATTCTGGCACAGTGCTCATTTCGACGGTGGATATGAACTGGTCGGCTCCCCTCATATTGGGCGATCCACCCTGTGGAACACGAGTGGCCATCTGGATTTTTTTCGCGAAAATATGTACTCGTCAATGGATGTCGATGGACAGGAATATTTCGCCAAACCCATGAACTGTCCATTTCACAGCATGATTTACAAAAGCCGCCGTCGGAGTTATCGCGAGTTGCCATTGCGCTGGGCAGAAATGGGAACGGTTTATCGCTATGAACAGGCAGGTGTGCTACACGGGCTTTTGCGAGTGCGCGGATTTACACAGGATGACGCGCATATCTTCTGCCGTCCAGACCAGGTCGAAAGTGAAATTAAACAGACCATAGATTTTACGCTGTTTATTCTGCGGTCATTTGGTCTCGAAGATTTTAAGATCGATATTTCCACACGGCCCGAAAAAGCCGTAGGTGACCCTCGCGACTGGGATATGGCGACAAATGCCTTGAAAGCCGCGATAGATGCACAGGGCTTAAAATATGGCATGGATGAAGGCGGCGGCGCATTTTACGGACCCAAAATTGACGTGCAAATTAAAGATGCACTGGGGCGTGAATGGCAGTGTTCGACAATTCAGTTTGACTTCAACCTGCCCGAGCGATTCGATTTGACTTTTGCCGGTCAAGATGGCAAGATGCACCGCCCCTATATGGTACATCGCGCGCTTTTGGGGTCAATGGAACGATTCTTTGGCACACTCATTGAGCATTATGCCGGCAATTTTCCCGTGTGGCTGGCTCCTGTGCAGGCTGTTATTCTACCTGTATCGGATCGTTTTACCGACTATGCACAGCAAGTTGCCAAACTGCTTCGAGATGCTCAGGTGCGCGTTGAAGTGGATGATCAGGATGCCAAATTGGGCTACAAAATTCGAGAGGCAGAAGTTCAAAAAGTGCCCTATATGCTTATTGTAGGCGCGCGAGAAGTTGAGAATGGCACAGTGTCCGTTCGCCGTCATGGACAGGGAGATTTGGGTGCGCTGAGCCTGGAAAATTTAATCTCGCGTATTCAGTCAGAGGTCGAATCCAAACAATTGTCATAATTCACAACGCGTTTGTGAGTTGAGTTCCCTATATCCAATCTGGAGGTGGTCGCAATCAATAGAGGTTCAAGAAGTCGAGATACCAGACGAGAAATCGGGCCGCGCGTGAATCGGCAGATTCGCATTCCACAGGTTCGCTTAATCGGTGAATCAGGTGCTCAAGTGGGCATTGTAGAAACTAGCAAAGCCCTGACAATGGCTCAGGGGGCCGGGCTTGATCTGGTCGAAGTTGCGCCAAATGCACGCCCACCTGTTTGCCGGATTATGGACTACGGTAAATACAGGTATGAGCGGGGAAAAAAAGCCAGAAAAAATCGCCAAAGTGCCTCGCAATTAAAAGAAATTCGGATGCGTGTTCGAATCAGCGATCACGATTATCAATTTAAGATCAGGCATGCTGAGAAATTTTTGACCCAGCGCCATAAAGTGCGGCTTGTCATTGAGTTTTTTGGACGGGAAAATGCACATCGCGATATGGGCCGCAACTTATTGCAGCGCATTGAAGACGATTTGCAACATGTTGGACAGATCGAAACGCATCCCCGCGACGAAGGGCGAAAGCTCGTGATGATTGTCGCGCCAAAATCTCAGTCGTAGTTCGCTTCAAATAATCTGTGACGTTGTTTTCAAAGGAGTTTGTCGTGCCCAAAATGAAAACCCATAGCGGTGCCAAAAAGCGTTTCAAAAAGCGCAGTTCTGGCAAAATCAGTCGTCGCCAGGCCACTGCAGCGCACAACCTGACCAAAAAGACGAGCAAGCGCAAAAGAGGCCTCCGTCAAACTGCGCATGTTCACGGCGCTGACCAAAGCCGCGTCAATCGCCTGCTGGCGTCTTGACAGGGGCTGATGATCACTGTTCATTGGAGATTAAAATGCCGAGAGTAACCAATAGTCCTGCATCGAGACGCAGGCGAAAAAAAATTTTGAAACAAGCCAGAGGCTATCGGGGAGGGCGCAGCAAACTGCTACGCACGGCCAGCAATGCTGTGGATCGCGCCTTGCAATACGCCTATCGCGACCGCAGGCAAAAGAAAAGAAACTTCAGAGCATTGTGGATTACCCGAATCAATGCAGCAGCCAGGCAACACGGATTGACTTACAGCCGATTTATGGCGGGTTTAAAGCGAGAGGGCATCGATATCAACCGCAAAGTGTTGGCCAATCTGGCCGTAACCGATGCCAATGCATTTGCCGCCCTGGCCGAAAGGGTTAAGCAAAACGCTTGAGTATCTCATTGATCCCAAAAAGCGAAATCCGGCACCGTGTGGATTTCGCTTTTTGCATGGGGGCCAAATCCTCACGGGGCGAGCTTGACTTTCGGATAAGATGGTGTTAAATTGCCTTTATATTCAATAGCTTTTGATTTTTTCAAGGAGCAAACATGGATATTAACCCCTGGACAAGAAATGTGAAAGAAGAAGGGGAAGTGGATGAAGAAGTGGAAGGTAGTGCCGAAGCAACCGAAGAGACCGAAGAAGTAGCGGAAATGGAGGAAGAAGCGGATGAGGAAGTGGTCCTGATGGATATTAACGCCGGGGCAGTGGCGGAGGGAGTGGACCGGCTCGTTGAAGCAATTAACAACGCCGTTGCAACCATTGAAGATTTGCGTCGTGAAAATGCTGAATTGAAGCAACAGAGTCAGGCATTGCAGTCAGATATATCGCGCCTCGAAGAAGAACGAGTGGCTCTGTGTAACGAACGAGATCGGCTGCAAGACATTTACAACGACAATATGCTTCTAATAGACAATAAGGCGGAAATCCTGGATAAGGTCGAGGCGATGTTGCAGCGCCTCAATTCCTTAAACCCCGAAAAAAATGAGTGATGTCTGGTTTGCCCGACGTGCGCGTTCAGATATTTGGCTCAGAATATCGCATTACCAGCGATGCTGATCCCGAACACATCCGCGAGGTGGCGAGTTATATCGATCAGAAAATGCGCGAAATAGCCAGTGCTCTTGCACTGCGCAACAGATCGACAGTAGCCGTATTAACGGCTGTGAATTTGGCTGATGAGCTTTTTAAAATCGAGGAAGAAAGTCGCCAGATGGATCGGATTTCACGCGAGAAAGCCGATCAACTCGCAGACTCGGTAACCCTGAGATCACGACGAAGTGAGTAAATCGCACAATGCGAGTGTGAGACAAGCTATCTCACGGGATTGTGAACCCCGTCGCGTTTGTCCTTAAAAGTGAGCACAAGCGCGGTGGGGATTTCTTTTAATACCACATTGGAGAAAGTCATGGAAATCGTATCTGTGATTGCGTTATCTACCGGGCTGTTGGTGCTGGGATTTGTTGTGGGATGGCTGATCAGCAGTAAAATTTCACACAAGAGATTTTACCGCACCGACGCCTCAATCGAACAAATTTTGGAAGATGCTCGAAGAGAAGCAGAAACGGAAAAACGCACCGCGCTTTTAGAAGCTAAGGATCAGATTTATCACGAGCGCGTACAGGCCGAAAAAGCACTGGAAGACCGCAACAATGAAGTGGCACACAAAGAAGAAGAATTAGATCGCATGTCGAGCGAGTTGAATCGACGTGCAGACCTGCTCAACCACAAAGCTGGACAAGTGGAAGAATTGGAACAAAAATTGGTACAGCAGCAGGACGAATTAACCGTCAAAGAACTGGAGTTGGAAGCGATTTTGGAGGCCCAAAATGCGCGATTAGAACGCATTGCGGCCCTGACTCGCCAGCAGGCCAAACGCGAATTGATGGAAAATTTGGAGGCCGAATCCCAGCGCGAAGTTGCCTGGCGCTTAAAAGAAATCCGGGAAGACGCACAAGCGCGGGCCAATGATGAAGCGAGAGAAATTATCGCAAGTGCGATTCAAAGACTGGCAGTAGATTACACGGTAGAATCAACGGTGACCGTTGTCGAGTTGCCAGCCGATGAAATGAAAGGTCGAATTATCGGGCGCGAAGGGCGCAATATTCGAGCTTTTGAGATGTGTACTGGCGTGGATGTGATTGTTGACGATACCCCCAAAGCCGTCGTGCTGTCCGGATTTGATCCCATTCGCCGTGCGATTGCCAAGACAGCTTTGGAGCACCTTTTAATGGACGGGCGCATTCATCCGGGTCGGATCGAAGAAGTGGTTGAAAAATCGCGAGAAAATATGCACGAATTGATTCGACAAGCGGGTGAAGAGGCCATCTTTAACATGGGAGTGCCCGGCTTGCACGATCGCCTGATTGAATGTCTTGGGCGATTAAAATTTCGGACGAGTTATGGGCAAAATATGTTAAACCACAGCAAAGAGGTGGCTTTTCTATCGGGGATGATGGCCACACATTTGGGGCTGGATGCACAACTTGCCAAACGCGCTGGCCTACTACACGATATCGGTCAGGGGATCAGCCACGAATTTGAAGGCACACCCGGCCAAAATGGCGCTGATATGGCAAAAAAATACGGTGAAGATGACGAGGTAATCAACGCGATTGAAGCCCACCACGGCGAGGCTGACCCGATCTCGCCAATTGCAGTGCTGGTCGATGCCGCAGACGCCATTTCGAGAGTTCGCCCGGGCGCGAGGCGCGAGGTGTTGGAAAATTATGTACGACGATTGGAGCATTTGGAACAAACCGCCCGAGAAATAGAGGGAGTAGATGCGGTTTACGCCATTCAAGCGGGTCAGGAAATTCGGGTGGTCGCCAACTATGGATTAATCAGCGATGAAGACACCGAGCGATTATCTGCTCAAATTGCCGAACGACTGGAAAAAACAATGACATATCCGGGACATATAAAGGTGACCGTAATTCGCGAGGTGCGCGCCATCAATTTTGCGCGATAAAAAATAGCGAATGAAAATACTATTTGTAGGCGATGTTTATGGCAGACCCGGGCGACGGGCCGCCGCACATTTGATTCCCCAACTGATCGCACAGCACGCCATTGATTTCTGCGTTGTCAATGGCGAAAATTCTGCTGGTGGTTTTGGTATTACCGAAAAAATCGGACAAAAATTTCACGCTTACGGCGCCAATGTAATTACCATGGGCGATCACGTCTGGGATCAAAAAGATTCGGTTGACTATATTCAAACGAACGACCGGATTTTGCGTGCAGCCAACTTCCCCAAAGAGGTTGGAGGTGTTGGTGCAGCAATTTTTTCAGCGCGTAATGGAGCATCGGTTGCAGTGCTCAGTTTGCTTGGACGAACATATATGAAAATGGCTTTGGACTGTCCCTTTAGAACGGGGCAATGCGCCGTGGAGCAACTGCAAAAGAAAACGCCCATCATTCTCATCGACTTCCACGCCGAAGCGACCTCAGAAAAAATTGCTTTTGGGCACTATATGGACGGCAAAGTCAGCGCAGTTTTGGGCACGCATACCCATGTTCAAACAGCCGATAATAAAATTTTGCCAGGCGGAACCGCGTATATGACAGATGTGGGTATGACAGGGCCTCATGATTCGGTTATTGGCGCAAAAAAAGATCCCGCGATTCACCGATTCATAAACCAGATGCCCGTGCGTTTTGAGCCAGCTACAGGTGATATAAAACTCTGCGGTGCGCTCATAGATGTGGATAAATGCTCTGGACGCGCGCGACACATTGAGCGGTTGTGTCTCGATTTAGAGGAGGAATAAGGTGGAACACCCACTTTCTGTATCGGACGTCACACAAGCGGTTAAGCAAACCCTTGAGACGCAATTTCCGCCCATGTGGGTCGCCGGTGAGTTGACCTCCTTCTCTCAGCCTTCATCCGGACATCGGTATTTCACGCTCTCAGATCCACACAGTCAATTGCGCTGTGTGATGTGGCGTTCACGTTCCATAACTGGATTTCGTCCCACAGCGGGGATAGCCGTGTTGGCACAGGGGCAGTTGACGGTATATGAACGGCGGGGCGAATATCAATTTAATGTGTCACAACTGTTTCCCGCAGGGGTGGGACAACAGCTAATCGCCTATGAAAAACTGAAAAAAAAACTGTCTGAAGAAGGCCTTTTTGACGAGGGTCGAAAACAATCTTTGCCCGAATACGCCAGACCCATTGGCGTTGTGACTTCGCAGACAGGTGCAGCTTTTCGAGATATTTTGAATGTGTTGAAGCGGCGATTTCCCGCTGTCCGCATTGTTTTGCGCCCCGCGCAGGTGCAGGGATTGGACGCGCCAGAAGATATTGCACAGGGCATTGCCGATTTCAATGACTTCGGCAAAGTAGATGTATTGATTGTTGGACGCGGCGGCGGCTCGGCTGAGGATTTGGCTGCATTTAACGACGAGACAGTGGTGCGGGCAATTGCGGATTCTGAGATTCCAGTTATTTCAGCCGTAGGACACGAGATCGACATCTCCCTATCGGATCTAACAGCTGATGTGCGCGCACCAACCCCTTCTGCTGCCGCAGAAATTGCAGTACGCGATGTTTTAGAAGTGCGCGAACAAGTCGGAAGGCTTACACTTCGCACGCGGGAAGCCATGCAGCGGTTGTTAGACGAGAATAAAGATCTGATAGAAACGCACGAAAGCAGTTATGGCATGCGGCGGTTGTCCGACTTGATCTTTCAAAACGCGCAACACGTCGATGAATTACACCGCGATTTATACGCGCTTATGAGGCGGCTATTTGAAAGCCGATTAGCCGACTATCACCGTCTGACCGGCAAACTGGGATCACTCAGCCCCCTATCAGTACTCGCGCGGGGATTTGGCCTCGTACAGCGCGAAGATGGTTCGGTCGTGTCTGATGCCGGAATTTTGACACCCCGTGAACATCTGCACATTCGATTGGCAAAAGGCGAGGCAACCTGTCGGGTAGAAAAAATAAAAAGGTAAAATCCACTGCCAAAAAATAAAACAGCAGAACCCACCTTTGAAGCGGCTTTGAAGCAATTGGAGACGGCTGTGGATCGTTTAGAAGAAGGTGCACTGCCTTTGTCAGAGGCACTAAAAGTGTTTGAAGAAGGTCTAAAAGCATCCAATCAATGCCGCAGTTTATTAGAAGATGCGCGGCAACAGGTTGAAGTGCTAATACGCGATAGCGATGGTGAATTTGAATTGGTATCCATAGATTCCAACGGCGAAGGGTTTGCAGACGAATGAAGTCCATCGGTTTGTTTTCGAACCCGACCCAACCGGGCATGGGCGTTGCGGTCGATCAATTGGCCCAGCGCATCCATCAAAGGGGCATTGGGGTACTGATCGCCGACAACTTGCGGCAAATTTGCACATCTGATTCCAAATGGTTTTGTCCGGTCGATCAGTTGCCCACACGCGCCGACATCATTGTGGCGATGGGCGGCGATGGGACCTTGTTGCGCGCAGCCGATGTGGTTTATCCACACAGCACGCCGATTTTGGGCGTGAACCTGGGGCGATTGGGATTTTTATCGGGCGCAGAACCCCGCGAATTGGGCGATGGCCTGGATCGGTTGTTATGTGGCGATTATACCGTAGAAGAACGCATTGCTCTACACGCACAAACCCGCACGCAAAAAGCGTTCGCACTCAATGAAGTCGTAATTGAACGCAGCGTCAAGGCGCGTCTGGTACAGGTCGTAATGCTGGTTGAAGGTCGGCCCGTAAGCTCCTTTTACGGCAATGGATTAATTCTGGCAACGCCGACGGGGTCCACGGGTTACAGCCTGTCTTCTGGCGGCCCAATAGTACATCCAAATTTATCTGTGCTGATCGCCACGCCTATATGCCCGCATTCGCTATCTTTGCGCCCAATGGTGATGCCGGGCGGTCAATCGGTAACGGTTAAGGTGATAGCTGATCGGTCCGATGAAATCATGTTATCCACAGATGGACGCACAGTATGTTCGCTTTCCCCTGAAGAACCCGTTACAGTACAACGGGCCTCCGAACCCGTGCGCTTTATCAATATGCAGGGGTTGACTTTTTACGATCTGTTGCAGCGCAAATTGGACTGGAGCCTGGATCGGCGAGACGAGTAAAGGAGTTGCGCCTTGTTGTCTCAATTGCATGTGATAAATTACGCCCTGATCGACGACATGGAAGTCGCATTTGGTAAGGGGTTAAATATCATTACGGGCGAAACCGGCGCAGGGAAGTCCATCCTGGTCGGCGCATTGGGGCTGATACTGGGTATGCGAGCGAGTCCCGATGTGATCCGCACAGGCGAAAAAAAATGTACAGTAGAAGCCATTTTTGAACTCTATCTTCAACATCCGGCTCTCAAACTCCTGAACGCCATGGGTATAGAGACAGAAGACGGCGAGCTGATTTTGCGGCGAGATGTACTATTAGAAGGGCGCAGTCGGTGCTACGCCAATGGCCTGTCTATTCCCGTGCGTACACTTCGAGAATTGGGCCGCGCGCTGGTCGATTTACACGGCCAACACGACCATCAATCGCTTCTGAATACCGATCAGCATCTGGACTTTTTGGACGGCTTTGGCGGCTTGCACGCAGCACGCGCACAGGTCGAACAATCATATCACCAGGTGGTGCAGTTGCAAAATCGGCTGATCGAAAAAACTGCCGTTGCCCAGCGTCAGCGAGAAAGACGCGAACTACTGGACTTTCAGATCAAAGAAATCCATGCGACAAAACCAGAGCCTGGCGAAGACGAGCGCCTGCAACGCGAACAGTCCGTACTTTTGCATGCAGAACGGCTACTCGAGATCGCCTATCAGATTGAACAGGTGCTTTATGAAAGTGAACAATCCGTGGCCGATCAACTCGGCGAAGGCGCGCACCTCCTGAATGAGGCCGCGCAAATGGACAGCAGTTTGGAGCCTATAGCCGAAGAACTCAATGGCCTGCGGTATGGTGCAGAGGAACTGGCTCGTGCCTTTGGCGATTACGCCAATCGCGTAGAACACAATCCCCAACGCCTATCAGAAGTAACAGAGCGATTAGAAACGCTGAACGCACTGAAAAAAAAATATAGCGGCGACCTGGAAAGTGTGCTGTCCTATGAAAAAAAAGCCCAAAAAGAATTGGAACTGACCGAGGAACTCGAAGCATCTATAAAAAAAATTCAGATTAAAATTGACGATGCAATACAGACATTCGCACATTTTTGTGAGAAATTGTCAAAAGGAAGACACAAAGCTGCTGGCAAATTGTCAAAAGCGATATGCCGCGCATTGCGCGAACTGGGCATGCCCGATGTGCAGTTTGACGTACAATTGAATCGGCGTCCAGACCCCGAAGGCCTGATTGAATGCGACGGGCAGCGATTTGAAGCGGGACCACGGGGCATAGAGCGCGGCGAATTTTTTATTTCGGCCAACCCTGGCGAAGCCATTCGCCCGCTGGCAAAAGTGGCGTCGGGCGGTGAAATCTCGCGTATTATGCTGGCGATGAAAACCGTGCTGGCGCATACCGATTCGGTGCAGGTGTTAATTTTTGACGAAATCGACATCGGAATTTCTGGACGCATTGCAGAGGTTGTGGGCAAGAAATTGCGCGACCTGTCAGAAACGTATCAAACCATTTCAATTACGCATTTGCCACAAATTGCAAAAATGGCTGATCGGCATTTTTCAGTCAGAAAAGAAGTAGTTGAGCAACGTGCAGTAACCCGGGTGATCCCGTTGGATGAAGAGGCACGCGCTGGCGAACTCGCTTTGATGATGGGCGGCGAAGAGATTTCAGAACTGACCATGCAACACGCCCGCGAAATGCTGGCTGCAAAACCGTAGAACAGTATAAGGAGCATAGCGTGAGACCGATAATTCCCGACGACCTTCGAGACATCGAAGAAAAAGTAAACCTGGGACAACGACTATCTGCCGAAGATG from Gemmatimonadota bacterium includes these protein-coding regions:
- the infC gene encoding translation initiation factor IF-3, with translation MNRQIRIPQVRLIGESGAQVGIVETSKALTMAQGAGLDLVEVAPNARPPVCRIMDYGKYRYERGKKARKNRQSASQLKEIRMRVRISDHDYQFKIRHAEKFLTQRHKVRLVIEFFGRENAHRDMGRNLLQRIEDDLQHVGQIETHPRDEGRKLVMIVAPKSQS
- the rpmI gene encoding 50S ribosomal protein L35, encoding MPKMKTHSGAKKRFKKRSSGKISRRQATAAHNLTKKTSKRKRGLRQTAHVHGADQSRVNRLLAS
- the rplT gene encoding 50S ribosomal protein L20, which encodes MPRVTNSPASRRRRKKILKQARGYRGGRSKLLRTASNAVDRALQYAYRDRRQKKRNFRALWITRINAAARQHGLTYSRFMAGLKREGIDINRKVLANLAVTDANAFAALAERVKQNA
- a CDS encoding cell division protein ZapB — protein: MDINPWTRNVKEEGEVDEEVEGSAEATEETEEVAEMEEEADEEVVLMDINAGAVAEGVDRLVEAINNAVATIEDLRRENAELKQQSQALQSDISRLEEERVALCNERDRLQDIYNDNMLLIDNKAEILDKVEAMLQRLNSLNPEKNE
- a CDS encoding cell division protein ZapA — its product is MSGLPDVRVQIFGSEYRITSDADPEHIREVASYIDQKMREIASALALRNRSTVAVLTAVNLADELFKIEEESRQMDRISREKADQLADSVTLRSRRSE
- the rny gene encoding ribonuclease Y, with the translated sequence MEIVSVIALSTGLLVLGFVVGWLISSKISHKRFYRTDASIEQILEDARREAETEKRTALLEAKDQIYHERVQAEKALEDRNNEVAHKEEELDRMSSELNRRADLLNHKAGQVEELEQKLVQQQDELTVKELELEAILEAQNARLERIAALTRQQAKRELMENLEAESQREVAWRLKEIREDAQARANDEAREIIASAIQRLAVDYTVESTVTVVELPADEMKGRIIGREGRNIRAFEMCTGVDVIVDDTPKAVVLSGFDPIRRAIAKTALEHLLMDGRIHPGRIEEVVEKSRENMHELIRQAGEEAIFNMGVPGLHDRLIECLGRLKFRTSYGQNMLNHSKEVAFLSGMMATHLGLDAQLAKRAGLLHDIGQGISHEFEGTPGQNGADMAKKYGEDDEVINAIEAHHGEADPISPIAVLVDAADAISRVRPGARREVLENYVRRLEHLEQTAREIEGVDAVYAIQAGQEIRVVANYGLISDEDTERLSAQIAERLEKTMTYPGHIKVTVIREVRAINFAR
- a CDS encoding TIGR00282 family metallophosphoesterase; this encodes MKILFVGDVYGRPGRRAAAHLIPQLIAQHAIDFCVVNGENSAGGFGITEKIGQKFHAYGANVITMGDHVWDQKDSVDYIQTNDRILRAANFPKEVGGVGAAIFSARNGASVAVLSLLGRTYMKMALDCPFRTGQCAVEQLQKKTPIILIDFHAEATSEKIAFGHYMDGKVSAVLGTHTHVQTADNKILPGGTAYMTDVGMTGPHDSVIGAKKDPAIHRFINQMPVRFEPATGDIKLCGALIDVDKCSGRARHIERLCLDLEEE
- the xseA gene encoding exodeoxyribonuclease VII large subunit; protein product: MEHPLSVSDVTQAVKQTLETQFPPMWVAGELTSFSQPSSGHRYFTLSDPHSQLRCVMWRSRSITGFRPTAGIAVLAQGQLTVYERRGEYQFNVSQLFPAGVGQQLIAYEKLKKKLSEEGLFDEGRKQSLPEYARPIGVVTSQTGAAFRDILNVLKRRFPAVRIVLRPAQVQGLDAPEDIAQGIADFNDFGKVDVLIVGRGGGSAEDLAAFNDETVVRAIADSEIPVISAVGHEIDISLSDLTADVRAPTPSAAAEIAVRDVLEVREQVGRLTLRTREAMQRLLDENKDLIETHESSYGMRRLSDLIFQNAQHVDELHRDLYALMRRLFESRLADYHRLTGKLGSLSPLSVLARGFGLVQREDGSVVSDAGILTPREHLHIRLAKGEATCRVEKIKR
- the xseB gene encoding exodeoxyribonuclease VII small subunit; its protein translation is MPKNKTAEPTFEAALKQLETAVDRLEEGALPLSEALKVFEEGLKASNQCRSLLEDARQQVEVLIRDSDGEFELVSIDSNGEGFADE
- a CDS encoding NAD(+)/NADH kinase, with protein sequence MKSIGLFSNPTQPGMGVAVDQLAQRIHQRGIGVLIADNLRQICTSDSKWFCPVDQLPTRADIIVAMGGDGTLLRAADVVYPHSTPILGVNLGRLGFLSGAEPRELGDGLDRLLCGDYTVEERIALHAQTRTQKAFALNEVVIERSVKARLVQVVMLVEGRPVSSFYGNGLILATPTGSTGYSLSSGGPIVHPNLSVLIATPICPHSLSLRPMVMPGGQSVTVKVIADRSDEIMLSTDGRTVCSLSPEEPVTVQRASEPVRFINMQGLTFYDLLQRKLDWSLDRRDE
- the recN gene encoding DNA repair protein RecN — translated: MLSQLHVINYALIDDMEVAFGKGLNIITGETGAGKSILVGALGLILGMRASPDVIRTGEKKCTVEAIFELYLQHPALKLLNAMGIETEDGELILRRDVLLEGRSRCYANGLSIPVRTLRELGRALVDLHGQHDHQSLLNTDQHLDFLDGFGGLHAARAQVEQSYHQVVQLQNRLIEKTAVAQRQRERRELLDFQIKEIHATKPEPGEDERLQREQSVLLHAERLLEIAYQIEQVLYESEQSVADQLGEGAHLLNEAAQMDSSLEPIAEELNGLRYGAEELARAFGDYANRVEHNPQRLSEVTERLETLNALKKKYSGDLESVLSYEKKAQKELELTEELEASIKKIQIKIDDAIQTFAHFCEKLSKGRHKAAGKLSKAICRALRELGMPDVQFDVQLNRRPDPEGLIECDGQRFEAGPRGIERGEFFISANPGEAIRPLAKVASGGEISRIMLAMKTVLAHTDSVQVLIFDEIDIGISGRIAEVVGKKLRDLSETYQTISITHLPQIAKMADRHFSVRKEVVEQRAVTRVIPLDEEARAGELALMMGGEEISELTMQHAREMLAAKP